One Octopus sinensis linkage group LG11, ASM634580v1, whole genome shotgun sequence genomic window carries:
- the LOC115217494 gene encoding cilia- and flagella-associated protein 36-like, with protein sequence MAEKNEWIYDELLEFLGNPLFQIPVVTFLEAHCLVFGSSAEDNPEYRKIFTEYQQLIASLLEGFRADSGLSHNDIMTALTRLHSKEDIRVIFQGLLEQVLASENYDIFIQLMVQKNLELQQQAILLIFQSIDCIPSALLSVEVGKESTMPKDELPIMEAVISETKKNNDLLSECNLKIKDILSMTEDEAVLLAEEKNRKREELQQAMMNLTTDAKSDEDSEDVDTEEQDVETSKQIKKSTHKTVSFTNTTDESSVEDAISVSSVDSDKSLSAFTTKLNPENLKKRQEFLRQQRDKLIEMKKNERQKQLMKAEKDQPQRPKSARIARSLLTQKPDKVSQESNTVKNEAIAMRQAIANRIKLEVMSKK encoded by the exons TGTTTGGATCTTCAGCAGAAGATAATCCagaatacaggaaaatatttacaGAGTATCAACAACTG ATAGCTTCACTGTTAGAAGGCTTCCGAGCTGATTCAGGGTTGTCTCACAATGATATCATGACAGCACTTACAAGACTGCACAGCAAGGAGGACATACGTGTAATATTTCAG GGTTTACTGGAACAAGTGTTGGCCAGTGAAAATTATGACATCTTCATACAACTGATGGTGCAAAAGAACCTGGAGCTGCAGCAACAGGCCATTCTACTGATTTTCCAATCCATTGACTGTATTCCAAGTGCATTGCTCTCTGTTGAGGTGGGCAAGGAGAGCACTATGCCAAAAGATGAACTTCCAATCATGGAAGCTGTTATTAG TGAAACCAAGAAAAACAATGATCTACTGAGTGAGTGCAATTTGAAGATTAAAGATATTTTGTCTATGACTGAGGATGAAGCAGTGCTGTTGGctgaagagaaaaacagaaagagggaAGAATTGCAGCAG GCAATGATGAATCTGACGACTGATGCTAAAAGTGATGAAGATTCTGAAGATGTGGATACTGAAGAACAAGATGTAGAAACTTCTAAA CAAATAAAgaaatccactcataaaactGTTTCATTTACAAACACAACTGATGAAAGTTCTGTTGAGGATGCCATCTCTGTGTCTTCTGTGGACAGTGATAAATCCTTATCT GCTTTTACAACTAAACTGAATccagaaaatttgaaaaagagaCAAGAATTTCTACGTCAACAAAGAGACAAACTAATTGAAATGAAGAAGAATGAACGGCAAAAgcaactgatgaaggcagagaAAGATCAGCCACAACGACCAAAATCTGCTCGAATTGCCCGCTCTCTGCTAACCCAGAAGCCAGATAAAGTCTCACAAGAGTCAAATACTGTGAAGAATGAAGCTATAGCAATGAGGCAGGCAATTGCTAATCGAATCAAATTGGAAGTGATGTCAAAGAAATGA